The genomic region GTATTGCCGGGTAGCGTAATATTTTCAGCTACCGCATTCATGAACGGCAATGTTATTGATCTGGCTGTTCCGTTTGAAAATAAAACTAGAATTTTAAGATAGGAGTTAAATATTATGATTTTGTTAAATGAAGATACAAAATGTTTAGTTCAAGGAATCACCGGAAAACAAGGTTCATTCCACACAGAACAAATGTTAAAATACAATACAAACATTGTTGCAGGTCTCACTCCTGGAAAAGGAGGTCAGAAATTCTTAGATCAGGTACCGATTTTCAATTCAATGGAAGAAGCTACCGAAGAGGTTGATGTAAACGCTTCAATAATTTTTGTACCTGCAAGATTTGCAAAAGACGCTGCTTTTGAAGCAATCAGACATCTTGATTTGGTAGTTATTATTTCCGAGCATATTCCAGTTCATGACAGTATGAAAATCATGGCATATGCAAAACAGATGGGAACTACTATTATCGGACCTAACACTCCTGGAATCATCTCTCCTGGCGTCGGTAAATTAGGTATCATGCCGACACATATATTTTCAGAAGGTAATGTGGGAGTAATCTCCAGAAGCGGTACATTAACTTATGAAATTGCAAGTGAACTAACCAATGCAGGAATCGGTCAAAGTACTGCTGTAGGTATAGGCGGAGACCCTGTTACCGGAGACAACTATGTAGATATCCTTAAAAGATTCGATAAAGATGACCAGACAGATGCAGTTGTATTAATTGGTGAAATCGGAGGAACCGCTGAAGAAAGGGCCGGAAAATATATTGCTGAGGAAATGAACAAACCTGTAGTATCTTACATTGCAGGAAGAACTGCACCTCCGGGCAAAAGAATGGGACATGCCGGAGCAATTATTCAGGGATCTTCAGGTACTGTTGCAAGTAAAACCAAAGCTTTAAATGAAGCTGGCGTAGATGTAGCAGTAAAACCGTCTGAAATTGTAGATTTACTTAAAAAGGTAATGTAGATGTCAAATCAGGAAATTATTGATAAATTATTGAACGGTGAAATTAAACTTTATCAGGTTGATAAGGAAGTTTCAGCCAAAGCGGCGACTGATATCAGAAGAGAATTTATTGAACAGAAATATGATATCAAACTTGAAAATATCTCAAATTACACTCTTGATATGGAAAGGGCTTCAGCAAGAAATATAGAAAACTCAATTGGAGTTCTGCAGCTTCCGATGGGTATTGCAGGTCCATTAAAAATCAATGGTGAACACTGCCAGAGAGAAGTCTTTGTTCCACTTGCAACCTCAGAAGGTGCGCTTGTTGCATCAATCAACCGTGGAGCATCAACAATCACAGCATCAGGCGGTGCAAACGCAAGAGTGATTTCAGACTGCATGACCCGTGCACCTGCAATAAAATGTGAAAATGCAGGTGAAGCATTAAAAATCAGACAATGGTTTATTGATAATTTCGATGAATTAAAAGAACTGGCAGAAAGTACAACCTCTCACGGTAAACTGCTTAAAATAGACCCTATCTTAATAGTTGGAAGCTATGTATATCCAAGATTCGTGTTCTCAACCGGTGACAGTATGGGAATGAATATGGTGACAATAGCTTCTGAAAAAATCCTGGATAAACTTGCAGAAGAAACCACCGCAACCCATATTGCATTAAGCGGTAACGTCTGTGTTGATAAAAAACCTGCAGCTATTAACATTGTTGAAGGAAGAGGAAAAAGCGTAGTTGCAGATATACTGATACCTGAAGAAATAGTGGAAAAGAAACTCAAGACCACTGCAGATGCAATAGTTGAAGTAAACACTGCTAAAAACCTTATAGGTTCAGCGGCAAGCGGAGCCATGGCATACAATGCTCATTATGCAAACATGGTTGCTGCAATATTTTTGGCAACAGGTCAGGATGCAGCACATGTTGTTGAAGGATCTCTTGGAATAACTACTGCTGAAAACAGAAACGGAGACTTGTATTTCTCAGTCAACCTGCCTGACCTGCCTGTAGCAACAGTCGGTGGAGGAACAAGTCTTGAAGTTGCACATGAAGGATTGGAGATTCTTGGTGTTGCAGGTTCAAACCATGCCCGTGAATTTGCAGAAATCGTTGCATGCACTGTTTTAGCCGGAGAACTGTCACTTGTCGGAGCATTGGCAGCAGGACACCTTGCAAGAGCTCACCAGGAACTTGGACGAGGATAAAATGGATGATCTTTTAGATGAACTATATCCTCAAATCACTCTGGAAACAGATGACTTGATTATGGAGATATCTGTCAAGAAGGATTATTCTCAAATTAAAGATTTGGATGAAAGAAAAAAAGAATTTATCAACGATTTAAAGGATTTCATTGATGAATTCAATGAAACTCCTGAGTCAGGGCAGTTCATGGCTTTTTTTTGATTAGTATCCGGTTTCATACAAAATTTGTATGATTTCCATTATATTTTATTCCTTGTCAAGGAATTATGCTTTTTTTTGATTTGTAAAATATTTCCTACAATAACTTGAATGTTTTGACAATATATAAATATTCAGATTTATTTATATTATAAATTGGAAGAACTTTTTCAAATTTTATTTAAAATTTTAAAAGTTATTTTAAGTGAAGCGTTCAATGAGATTGCATATTCCGAGTTCACCAGAAATTACGCCGATTTGGGACCTGCCATATATACAGATGATATCCGCAATGTTATTAATAACACTGTCTTTTTGAAAAATAAACAGGAAGTCCATCAAGCTGATCTTGTGGACCAATATGAATTGTCATATGAAAGATTAACAGAAATATATGCTGAATTTGTGAATATCTTAAACTTTTGGAGGAACAAGGACATTTCAGAGGCTGCGGCCAAATTATAATGTCAAAAGTATAGTGAATTTACTTAAATGAGTTTATTTGATTGATTTCAATGTTGAAATAGAATTGCATGATACATTCAAATCATAAACTTATTTATATGATTTATAACTACAATATAATTGTTGAAAACATTACAAACCATAAAATTATTTGGGATATCTTGGAAATCCTTGCTCATAAGAGTATATCATACCAATATTATCGCCAAATATATAAGGTTAAGGTACTAAACAGGTGATTTAAAATGTGTTCTAGTGGAGGGCCAATGGCTGACATTGATTTGAAAAAATTGAAAACAAAAAAATACCGTTGCAAAGAATGTGGAAATACCTTTAAAGGTATCGGAAGAAAAGTAGTTTGTCCTTCTTGTCAAAGTGACAACGTTGAACTTGCAGAGTAAATAAAATTTACTCTATTTTTTTATTTTTTTTTTAGTGATTTTTATGAACATTGATTTTGAAAACGATGAAATTCTATTTATTGAAGGTGAAACCGGGATGGTAGGTATTGTTAAAGTGGCCTATGAAAATAAAATGCTTTTTATAGCCACCCAGGACAACGAGGAAATAGTTCAGTTTTTGGAATCAGATGACATTATTGCAGTATCAAATTTCAAGAAAGACAAAAGGGCAATACGTTCACAGGCCTACCTCAGCCGTGAAGAGTCATCCCCATTAGTAATTTTAAACAAGGATCATCCGTCAACCAAACGCTTGGAAACTGTCATATCAATTGGAGATGAAGTTAATCTGAACTGCAACATTACTCCCGGAACCCATCCTGAACAGAATGTGCTGTGTTCCTGTGACAGTCTATCAGGACTTGAAATAGTCAAAACACCTACAGGCGTTAAACTTAACAGACAATTCGATAATTATTCAATAGAAAAATTTTAGGTTGAAAAATGTTATTTGTTGACTCATTTTACATGTTTTTAGGACAGCTAGTGGTTATTGTATTTGCAATAATACTCATTTTGCTGATTATAGTGCTTATCTTAGGAGTTCTTTTTGCCAAGAAAAACAAGATAAAATTCCCTAGATTCCTTCTTTATGTAGTTGATCTGCTTTATTCTCCTTTAAAGACAATTGCTCAGTTTTTAAAATTGGATGACAATATCATTGACGAAATGGCCATAAAAGTCCGTGATGAACTTAACAAGGAAAAATTCAAAGAGATCCCTGCTGATAAAACACTTATATTTCTGCCTCACTGTCTGAGACATGGAGACTGTCCTGCAACACTTCAAAAGGAAGGTCTTAACTGTACCGAATGTGGATTGTGTTCCATTGGAGTCATAAAAAAGAAAGCCGAACCGTTAGGATACAAGTTGTATATAGTTCCGGGTTCAAGTTTTGTAAAAAAGATCGTTATGGAAAACAAATTCCAGGCAGTACTTGGTGTGGCATGCCATGAAGATTTAAATCAGATGATGATGCTTCTGTCTGATTTCTGCCCTCAGGGAGTATTGCTTGAAAAAACAGGATGTTTTGAAACAAAAGTAAATGTTAAAAAAGTATTTGAAAAACTTGATTCCAAATACTGATTCTGCGCTTAGCCGGCTTTTAAACTTATCCTAAAATATTTTTAACATTCTTAATTTTTTCAAAGCTTTCTTCATCTTTTGTAATGTCAAATTTAAGATTAAGGAAATATAATTCCTGATTGAATAGCTTATTTTCTTCATATTCTTCAATCAGTTCATCCAATGTGGTTAAAATAAAAGGATTTACTCCAATCTGAATATTTTTGTCTTTAAGAATATCGATACTTTCTTCAAGTGTTAAATCAACTTCAGGATTTTTGCTTTTGATGTAGTTGATTTCTGCATATGCCATCGGACTTAATTCAAATGTCATGCTGTACCTGAAAAGCGCAAATGCGGTTTCAAGCTGATCTTCTTCTATATAATAATATCCGAGTGTCCTGTAGCATCTTGCAATGTCTTGAGGATAATATGCATACTTGAGAGCATCAGTTGCGTACATGTAATATTTATTGTATGTATAGGTGTGCACTTTGTAAATCTCGCAAAGCTCCAGAATTATTCTTGAAGAAACAGGATTAATCTTAATGGCTTTTTTAAGGTATATTTCAGCTTCCTCGTACTGTTTTGCTTCAAGAAGTAAAAATCCGTATATATAATATAAGTCAAGAAGAGGCTTATTGTCCGGAATGTATCTTAAAGTTTTTTCAGCTCCAATATATGTGTTGAATAGTATCTCTTCTAAAGGATTTGTGAAAAAGTGATATTCGCTTACCTTATCGTCTTCAAACATTCCAGGAAAACTTTCCATAAACTTGCTTAGTTTCTCCAGTGCATTGTCATACTCTCCGCTTTCAATGTCATAGGAAATGTCATTTAAAATATCCATTATAGGATTTTCCCTGTCTGATATTTCAATAAATTCGTTTTTTTCATCTTCGCTAAGACAGTCCCACATCATGCGGGAGATTTCCTTGATTATCTCTTTGTTATAGGGATGATCGGCATATTTTTCAATCTGTGATGAGAGATATTCTCTGTTCAAATCAGGATTTTCACCAAGATTGGCCCTGATTTCATTAATTATTTCTTCGTACATTAACACACCTAAAGTTAGTTTAATAGGTAATATTTTTATATTACTCTTGCATATATTATATATGTATAAAAATTTACTTTTATATTGTTTATTAAAAAAAATTTAAGGTGATTATGAAATGGCAAATCAACCAATATTTATTCTTCCTCAGGGAACTGAAAGATATTCCAAAAGAGATGCTTTAAGAATGAATATCACTGCAGCTAAAGTATTGTCTGGTATTGTAAGAACTACTTTAGGCCCTAAAGGAATGGATAAAATGTTAGTTAACTCATTAGGTGATGTTACTGTCACCAATGACGGTGCAACTATCATGAGAGAAATGGAAATTAACCAACCTGCAGCTAGAATGCTTGTTGAAACCGCTAAAAAACAGGAAGATATTGTCGGAGATGGAACTACTTCTGTTGTTGTCATTGCAGGTGAGTTATTAGCTAAGGCTGAAGAATTATTGGAAGACGGCATTGCAACTTCTGTTGTTGTAAAAGGATTTAGAAATGCAACTGCAAAAGCAATCGAACTTTTAAACGATATTGCTATTGATGCTGATGATGAAGAAACTCTTAAAAAAGTGGCTGTAACTGCTATGAGTGGTAAAGGTTCTGATTATGCAAAAGAACATTTGGCAGACCTTGTTGTTAAAGCAGCTTTAAGAATTGAAGAAGACGGCAAATCCGATATTGACAACATCAATATTCAAAGGGTTTCCGGAGATTCTGTAGAAGATTCATTTTTAGCTGAAGGAATTGTAATTGACAATACTCCTGTATCTAAAAACATGCCAAGAGAAGTTAAAGATGCTAAAATCGCAATTATGAAATATCCTATCGAACTTAAAGATATCAATACCGACAGCAAAATTGATATCACAAGTCCTGATCAGTTTGAAGCATTCTTACTTCAAGAAGAACAAATGATTAAAGATTTAGTCCAAAAAATCATTGATTCTGGCGTTAACGTTTTATTCTGTCAAAAAGGTATTGACGATATGGCAGAACACTACCTGAAAAAAGCAGGAATCATGGCTTACAAAAGAGTTAAAAAATCCGATATGGAAAGAATCGAAAAAGCAACTGGTGCTAAACTCGTAACTGACATTGAAGATTTAACTGCTGAAAAATTAGGTAGTGCAGGCCGTGTTTACCTTGACAAATTATTCGATCATGAATTAACATTCATCGAAGAATGTGAAAATCCAAAAGCTTCTTCCATTGTATTAAGAGGAAGTACCCGTTATGTAACTGAACAAATCTCCAGAGCTATAGATGATGCATTAGGTGTTGTTGCAGCTACTATTGAAGAAGGTAAAGTACTCATCGGTGGTGGAGCTTGTGAAATTGATTTGGTAAAACAATTAAGAGAATATGGTGAATCTGTAAGCGGAAGAGAACAGTTAGCTATTTTAAAATACGCTGAAGCTTTAGAAGTTATTCCAAGAACCCTGATTGAAAATGCAGGTTTGGACACCATTAACTTAATTGCTGATTTAAAAGCTGCTCACGAAGACTCCAAATTCATCGGTATTAATGTATTTACAGGTGAAGTCGTTGATATGAAAGAAGCAGGTGTTATTGAACCTTTAAGAGTTAAAATACAGGCTCTTCAATCTGCAGGTGAAGCATCTGAAATGATTTTACGTATCGATGATATGATTGCAGCAAGAAATGCATTGGAATCCACCGGACCTGATGAGTCTGGTAATGATGCAAGCGGTATGCCTCCAATGCCTCCTGCAGGAGGAATGGGTGGAATGCCACCTATGATGTAAAAATATTTTACATCTTCTTTTTTTCTATTTTTCATGCTTATTTTTAATTATACTCTATTAAACTGATTGTTTTTTAATCTAAATAGATTGAAATCAATGTTTTTTGTTTAAATAGCCTTAAATTATATGTAATTTTATATAATAAGTCATTGAATAACTGATTTGATTTTAGTATAGTCAAGTTACTTTAAATATAATTTCATATTGTTTAATCCTTTTAGAGTTGTTTTCAACAATAATCTTGCTTATTTCCTTATTTTCATTAAGTTTTAACCTTATTTTTAAAAAACAAACTAGTATAATTCTACTTTTGAAATAAAAAGGTTTATATAAGATATTTGTAATAAATATTGATGAAGTGAGATTAAGTTCTCACGATTGTTTAAAAAAAATGTTATGGAGGTAAATTATTTTGAACAAACAAATTTTACTCACTTTATTTTTAGTTCTTGCTGTAGTATGTTCAGCCAGTACTATCTATGCGAGTGAAGTAAGTGTTACAGATTCATATGCTACTAGCTTAGTAGATGACACATCAGATGTCTCAGTCCCATTGGAGAAAACTGCTGATTCATCAGAAATTTCTGTATCTAGTGATTCAAATGTTGATAATGATTCATCTAAAGTTTCTCTATCAAGTGATGAAGTTTTAGGATCTGAAAATTCAAATACTTTATCAACTAACACGGCAAATGATGATGGTGAAAATGGGGTTACTAGTTTAGCTGTATCATCCGATGTGATATATGGGGCAGCTGGTAATGTTTCTTCTTCAATAAATATTTCAGATACCATCAAAGCAAATGATATAACTAAATATTATAAAGGAAGTACAAAATATACTGCCACTTTTACTGACAGTGAAGGAAATGTTTTAAAAAATACAAATGTTAAAATAGTTGTAAATGGAGCAACAAGTACAGTAAAGACTAATTCCAAAGGTGTTGCTTCCGTGGTGGTAAATTTAAAACCTGGTACTTATAAAGTTGTTGCAACTAATCCTATTACAAATTATCAGTTGACAACTACATTTAAAATATTGAATACAATTAAAGCAAGTGATATTAGCAAAGTTTATACAGACAGTAAAAAATTCACTGCTACATTCTTAAAAAGCAATGGTAAAGCTTTAGCTAATAAAAACGTTAAATTCAGAATTAATGGAAAAACTTATACTGTAAAAACTAACAGTAATGGTGTAGCTAGCCTTTCATTAACTAACCTTGCAACAGGTACTTATAAAATCAAATCATATAATACTGATGGTTTAACAAAAACCAATACAGTTAAAGTGGTCAGATCAACTACTTCTTCTCTGACTGCTAGCGATTACACTTTCTATAGAACTGAAAGTAAAACCATCAAAGTTACTTTGCTCAATGGTTTAGGCTACGCACCGGGTTCTGGAAAAATTATTAAGTTTACTGTAAACGGTAAGACTTATACTGCAAAAACTAATAGTAAAGGTGTTGCTTCTCTTAAATTGCCTACTTTGGCAAACGGAGTATACACTGTAAAATATAAATTTGATGGAAATAATTTTTATAAAGCGTCAAGCGCTTCTAAAAAACTTTACATTATTCCAAGCAAAACTGCTACATTCACAGCTAAAAGCGGAACCACTTTTGGTTATGGATCAGGTAACTCATTCAGTGTTGCTTTAACTTCCGGAAGTGTTCCTTTAGTTGGAAAAACTGTTACATTAAATATAACTGGAAAAACTTATACAAAAACCACAAACAGCAATGGTATTGTTAGTTTGGCAATGAATCTTAATGTCGGTCAATATGATTTAACATATTCTTTCGCCGGCGATTCAAAAGTCAATGCAAAAACTGCAACATCCAAAATAACCATTAAAGAAAGGACTTCCACCTCATTAACCTGGGGTAGCGGAACTTCATTCTACAGTGGTGCACAGACTTACAAAGTTTTATTAAAAGATGCAAACGGTAAAGCGTTATCCGGTAAAACTGTAAAATTAACCGTAAACGGTAACACTTATACTGTTACCACAGCTTCAAATGGTTATGCAACATTCACAGCAAATGTTGGAGTTGGAAATTACACTGTAACATATGTTTATGAAGCGGCTAATGATAATGACAATTTACCAAGCAGTTCCAGTACTGAAATCTCAGTAACCAAATCATCCACAACCAACGGATATGGATACTGGCTTTTCGGTGCAGATATGAAGAAGGTAGATTTAAGCTCCCTTGCTTCTAAAGGAACTACAGACATATTCCTAAATTACTATGCAATCACTACTCACGGTAAATCTGCAGTGGAATCCTGGATTGCATCAGCTAATAACTTGGGAATTAGAGTTCACATCTGGATGCAGGCATTCTATAATGGAGGATGGGTAAATCCTGTAAAAAGCGGATCAGCTAATACTGCATACTTCAATGAAGTGATTAATGAAGCAAAAACATATGCTGCTTTAAAAGGTGTTGCAGGTATTCACTTTGATTACTTGAGATACCCTGGTACAGCTTATAAGACTACTGGCGGTACTGCAGCTATTTCACAATTTGCAAAACAGGCTGTCAGCGCTATTCATGCTGTAAATCCGGATCTTATTGTTTCATGTGCAATCATGCCTGAAACTACAAGTAATATTTATTACTATGGTCAGGATTTCTCAGCGCTCAGTTCATGTATGGATTTAATTGTTCCTATGATATACAAAGGAAATTACGGAAAAACTACATCATGGATTACTTCTGTAACCAAATGGTTTGTTGAAAATTCCAAAGGTGCACAAATCTGGTCTGGATTACAAGGTTATGAATCTGATGATGATGTAACCAAATTGTCAACATCTGAAATTACTAAAGACTCTCAGGCTGCAATTACTGCAGGAGCAACCGGATCAGTTATATTCAGATGGGGTGTAACTAATCTTGTTAACTTTAACTCATTAACAAGTTCATCTTCATCTACTACTCCAGCTACCGGTTCTGTAACTATTGCAGACATCTTAACTGCAGCTAATACTTTAAAAAGCACAATTTCCTCAAAAGGAACTGTACCTGCTACTGTAAGTGTAGGTGGAGTAAGTTATACCACTCCTCAGTTCTTATACATGATGGCTCAGGCTACTGTACTTATAAACTCAGGAAAAACTTCAGGAGTTTCACCTGTAAGTGCATCAGCTCCTTCCAGTTCCAGTGGAGACGCTTCCGGTAAATTAATGTTAGCAGATTATGTTGATGTTGCATCCAGGTTGGTGAGCTTCATTGCATCTAATCAGCAAGCTCCAAATTATGCAAGTTCTGATTTAGGTCAAATCAAATATGAGAATTTAGTTGATGCATTTGCTAGAATTTTAGCATATTACAAATCCAATTCTCAATTGCCTAATTATGTAGAAATTAAAGATGTCTCTTCATCAAGCAGTTCTTCAAGTAATTCATCCAGTTCCTCAAGCACTCCATCCAGTTCAAGTGCTACTTCAAAAACAATATCCATTAAAGATATTTTAACTGGCGCTACCAATCTTAAAAATTATTATTCAAGCAATAGCAAACTTCCAGATACTGTTACTGCAGGTGGAATTAAATTCACTACACCTGAGTTCCTCTATTTGATGAGTCAGGCTATTTATCAGATTGGAAAATCCAATAACAGTGCTATAGCTTATATCAGTGGCGTAAGTGATGCTTCA from uncultured Methanobrevibacter sp. harbors:
- the sucD gene encoding succinate--CoA ligase subunit alpha produces the protein MILLNEDTKCLVQGITGKQGSFHTEQMLKYNTNIVAGLTPGKGGQKFLDQVPIFNSMEEATEEVDVNASIIFVPARFAKDAAFEAIRHLDLVVIISEHIPVHDSMKIMAYAKQMGTTIIGPNTPGIISPGVGKLGIMPTHIFSEGNVGVISRSGTLTYEIASELTNAGIGQSTAVGIGGDPVTGDNYVDILKRFDKDDQTDAVVLIGEIGGTAEERAGKYIAEEMNKPVVSYIAGRTAPPGKRMGHAGAIIQGSSGTVASKTKALNEAGVDVAVKPSEIVDLLKKVM
- the hmgA gene encoding hydroxymethylglutaryl-CoA reductase (NADPH), translated to MSNQEIIDKLLNGEIKLYQVDKEVSAKAATDIRREFIEQKYDIKLENISNYTLDMERASARNIENSIGVLQLPMGIAGPLKINGEHCQREVFVPLATSEGALVASINRGASTITASGGANARVISDCMTRAPAIKCENAGEALKIRQWFIDNFDELKELAESTTSHGKLLKIDPILIVGSYVYPRFVFSTGDSMGMNMVTIASEKILDKLAEETTATHIALSGNVCVDKKPAAINIVEGRGKSVVADILIPEEIVEKKLKTTADAIVEVNTAKNLIGSAASGAMAYNAHYANMVAAIFLATGQDAAHVVEGSLGITTAENRNGDLYFSVNLPDLPVATVGGGTSLEVAHEGLEILGVAGSNHAREFAEIVACTVLAGELSLVGALAAGHLARAHQELGRG
- a CDS encoding DUF116 domain-containing protein, producing MLFVDSFYMFLGQLVVIVFAIILILLIIVLILGVLFAKKNKIKFPRFLLYVVDLLYSPLKTIAQFLKLDDNIIDEMAIKVRDELNKEKFKEIPADKTLIFLPHCLRHGDCPATLQKEGLNCTECGLCSIGVIKKKAEPLGYKLYIVPGSSFVKKIVMENKFQAVLGVACHEDLNQMMMLLSDFCPQGVLLEKTGCFETKVNVKKVFEKLDSKY
- the thsA gene encoding thermosome subunit alpha, coding for MANQPIFILPQGTERYSKRDALRMNITAAKVLSGIVRTTLGPKGMDKMLVNSLGDVTVTNDGATIMREMEINQPAARMLVETAKKQEDIVGDGTTSVVVIAGELLAKAEELLEDGIATSVVVKGFRNATAKAIELLNDIAIDADDEETLKKVAVTAMSGKGSDYAKEHLADLVVKAALRIEEDGKSDIDNINIQRVSGDSVEDSFLAEGIVIDNTPVSKNMPREVKDAKIAIMKYPIELKDINTDSKIDITSPDQFEAFLLQEEQMIKDLVQKIIDSGVNVLFCQKGIDDMAEHYLKKAGIMAYKRVKKSDMERIEKATGAKLVTDIEDLTAEKLGSAGRVYLDKLFDHELTFIEECENPKASSIVLRGSTRYVTEQISRAIDDALGVVAATIEEGKVLIGGGACEIDLVKQLREYGESVSGREQLAILKYAEALEVIPRTLIENAGLDTINLIADLKAAHEDSKFIGINVFTGEVVDMKEAGVIEPLRVKIQALQSAGEASEMILRIDDMIAARNALESTGPDESGNDASGMPPMPPAGGMGGMPPMM
- a CDS encoding pseudomurein-binding repeat-containing protein encodes the protein MNKQILLTLFLVLAVVCSASTIYASEVSVTDSYATSLVDDTSDVSVPLEKTADSSEISVSSDSNVDNDSSKVSLSSDEVLGSENSNTLSTNTANDDGENGVTSLAVSSDVIYGAAGNVSSSINISDTIKANDITKYYKGSTKYTATFTDSEGNVLKNTNVKIVVNGATSTVKTNSKGVASVVVNLKPGTYKVVATNPITNYQLTTTFKILNTIKASDISKVYTDSKKFTATFLKSNGKALANKNVKFRINGKTYTVKTNSNGVASLSLTNLATGTYKIKSYNTDGLTKTNTVKVVRSTTSSLTASDYTFYRTESKTIKVTLLNGLGYAPGSGKIIKFTVNGKTYTAKTNSKGVASLKLPTLANGVYTVKYKFDGNNFYKASSASKKLYIIPSKTATFTAKSGTTFGYGSGNSFSVALTSGSVPLVGKTVTLNITGKTYTKTTNSNGIVSLAMNLNVGQYDLTYSFAGDSKVNAKTATSKITIKERTSTSLTWGSGTSFYSGAQTYKVLLKDANGKALSGKTVKLTVNGNTYTVTTASNGYATFTANVGVGNYTVTYVYEAANDNDNLPSSSSTEISVTKSSTTNGYGYWLFGADMKKVDLSSLASKGTTDIFLNYYAITTHGKSAVESWIASANNLGIRVHIWMQAFYNGGWVNPVKSGSANTAYFNEVINEAKTYAALKGVAGIHFDYLRYPGTAYKTTGGTAAISQFAKQAVSAIHAVNPDLIVSCAIMPETTSNIYYYGQDFSALSSCMDLIVPMIYKGNYGKTTSWITSVTKWFVENSKGAQIWSGLQGYESDDDVTKLSTSEITKDSQAAITAGATGSVIFRWGVTNLVNFNSLTSSSSSTTPATGSVTIADILTAANTLKSTISSKGTVPATVSVGGVSYTTPQFLYMMAQATVLINSGKTSGVSPVSASAPSSSSGDASGKLMLADYVDVASRLVSFIASNQQAPNYASSDLGQIKYENLVDAFARILAYYKSNSQLPNYVEIKDVSSSSSSSSNSSSSSSTPSSSSATSKTISIKDILTGATNLKNYYSSNSKLPDTVTAGGIKFTTPEFLYLMSQAIYQIGKSNNSAIAYISGVSDASSPYGDTISSQQLTKENYITVANNVAKFIVSYKQAPNYASSDLGKIIYSELVDSFSRVLAYYNSNGALPNYVVVTYGSGSSSSSLSGSGSGLNQKNTVSDVTQYLKSTTNCQVGNSAIKSIVNSLTSGLTSDLEKAKAIYNYVRDSISYSFYYNTKYGAAGTLSAKTGNCVDQAHLVIAMFRTAGLAARYVQGTCYFTSSGSTYGHVWAQVLVDGQWYVCDCTSSRNSFGYVVNWNTNSFSLHGIYSSLSF